The Chryseobacterium shigense genome segment TTTGATTTTAGTAAGGATAATTCTTTTTAATCACTTCAAGTTTAATACCCAAATCTTTCTTGATCTTCCCGTTCACAGCAGGCCAGCCGGAAAAATTATCAAGTGTGAAATCTTTATACACAGCAAGAAGGTCTACAAAATTAGTTTTAAAAAGCCTTAGTCTTTCATGAACCTCGTTCAGGTTTAATTCAATATGCTCATCAAAGCGGTAGAGAAGGAACTGTTCATCAAAAGTAAGATGTTCTTCGTAGGAAATATGAGTGGCGATATCAGAAACAGTTTTTAAAACCACTTTTTCATCCTGCAGCATATGATATAGAATTCCCAATACTGCCCTGGAAGTAATTTCCGGATCTGCATCTGTAGAATTTTTAATTAAAATCTGTGTGGTATCATGCACATTTGCAGACGTGAACAGCTCAATAAATGCATATTCAGATTCATTCTCACCAGCCAGAACAGAATCTGCCCACCTGGTAACATGATCTCTTTTAATCGCACCATAATTCAAAAGGATCATAAAAACCTTCAGCAGATTTTCATGATCCTTTATTGAAGCTCTTTTCATGTAGTGCTAAATATTATATTCAATCTCACCGATGTAGTATAAAGCATATTCATCATCATTCACGGAAACCGGCTTGGGAATAGCATGCCTGTTCGCAAAAATGATAACATTCACAGGAGTTTCCAGGCCCAGCTGATTGATCTTCTGTTCGATAACCGGAAGCCATTGGTCTGCATATGAATAATCTGCAAATTTTTCATAAATGCCTAAACTTTCATCCTCAAAACCGTATTCCATAAAATCATAATCAAACCATTGTATGTTTTGTGATTCGGCAAATTTTGAGATATAAAGGTCCTCATTTTCCTCTTCTGTGTAATATCTTTCGTCCTCTTCTGCAAAATCATTAAAATCCTTTTCATTTTTAAAATATCCCAGCCAAAAGTGTGAAATCTCTTTCTCCATAAATTATTTTTTAAGTATATCGTATATTATTTTAATCTTCTTGACTGCTCACTCTCATGAATCACCTTTTCCAGTCTTGAAAGCCTTGTTTTTTCCTGTTTTGCACTCATTAACCAGTGAATGACTGTTCTTTTATAAGAAGGCGCCTGTTTTTCAAAAAAGCTCCATGCATTTTTATGAGTTTTAAACTGGTTTTCATACACAGGATCAAGAATAATATGTTCTGCTTCATGTGAATAAATACCTGTTTTTTCTTCTTTTCTTGCCTCAAATGCTTTTTGCCCTTCCGAAGTCATCAGTCCTGCTTTTGTAAGCTCTTCCACCTTGTTTATATTGATGATGCTCCATGTGCTGCCCGGTTTTCTTGGGGTAAAGCGGTTGGCATAGCTTT includes the following:
- a CDS encoding immunity 22 family protein, with the protein product MEKEISHFWLGYFKNEKDFNDFAEEDERYYTEEENEDLYISKFAESQNIQWFDYDFMEYGFEDESLGIYEKFADYSYADQWLPVIEQKINQLGLETPVNVIIFANRHAIPKPVSVNDDEYALYYIGEIEYNI
- a CDS encoding YdeI/OmpD-associated family protein produces the protein MTPIFFATKEEFRKWLEENHTNEKEILVGFYKKGTGKPSMNWSESVDQALCFGWIDGVRRSLDAESYANRFTPRKPGSTWSIININKVEELTKAGLMTSEGQKAFEARKEEKTGIYSHEAEHIILDPVYENQFKTHKNAWSFFEKQAPSYKRTVIHWLMSAKQEKTRLSRLEKVIHESEQSRRLK